The following DNA comes from Neoarius graeffei isolate fNeoGra1 chromosome 25, fNeoGra1.pri, whole genome shotgun sequence.
gtctatgtgtcagccctgtgatgacctggcgacttgtccagggtgaaccccgcctttcacccgtagtcagctgggataggatccagctcgcctgcgaccctgtagaacaggataaagcggctacagataatgagatgagatgagatgagattatgatgCAGGAATTTGAAACTTTTGTAAATTTTGTGTGTTAAAAGCTGCTTCGTTTATACAGATGTGTAGATACAAGGACAAAATAAACATATTGACTTGGTGTTTAATCCAATGTTCAAATGCTCAGTCATTAATGTAAAGAACTGAGTGTAGAGACCTAATATTCCTATCaagcagtttatttatttatattaaaaatatttatttacattttttttttattttacacacacacagacagtgtgTTGCCGGTTTGTATCGTTGCActgagagctgtgtgtgtttctcagacAGGAGACGATGGCGGTGACGACTCAGCCCGGACACTTCGTTCCCTCAGACTTCCAGACGGGGCTGTTCGAGTGCTGTGACGACTGCTGCACATGTACGCTCACTTTATTATAAACTCTCACCACCTTCTGCCTCACACCAGCACTGAGTGAATCACAAACCAATCACAGCATTCAGGTTAAATTTAGAGTCACATTTTATAAACCACCGCCCACTTTAATAGAaacgtgttgttggttctaagatccctgttcttggctgcaggagtggaacccaaagtgttcttctttctgctgttgcatgctgagatgcttttctgctcaccacggttgtaaagagttgctataagttactatatccttcctgtccatttccctctgaccctctcttatcaacaaggcgtttgtttccacccacagaactgtcgctcactcactcagtgttttttgttttctgcaccattctgtgtaaactctagagactgttgtgtgtgaaaaccccaggagatcagcagcttctgaaatactcaaaccagtccatctggctcaaaccaacacccagaccacagtgacagaaagtcacactgagatcacagtgtttcccgttctgatgtttgaacattgtgaacattaactgaagctcttgatttgtatctgtgggatttgatgcgtcgtgctgctggcgagggatcggctgattacagaactgcagggggatggaggggtgttcctaataaagtggccagtgagcgtatATTAGGAATGAGAACGTGATGAAGTGAAAATGAAAAGTGTCGTGCTGCTGCTGAGATCTGACTGAGAATTCTGTccatctgattattttaaatattagaTCCCAGGGCGGGTGATTCGGCTCAACTCCAGCGATTTAATCCGTATTAGTTCATGCAACTTCTCTTCAAAATCAACTTTTAATACTTTTCACAAAATGAAATGGTAAAATATCACGTTTTAATAAAATGACTGTAACTGGTGATGAAACTCTTCTCAGATTCCATGTACATGGACAGATTTATTACTCGCCTCATGTTTATCATCGCTGTAAATGTTCTGTACAGGATTAATCATTAACCCGTTACAGCTCTCACCATCAGCGACGAAGATATGAAGCTCATTGAAGCACAACATCTGGAGATCGGATGGTTTTTAGTCTCTTTAGGTTCTAAACGGTTAAAACTTTCCTTTagatctgagaaaaaaaaaacaatactgaGGATTCATCCGTCACTGAGAAGCATTCACacgttcctctgtgtgtgtgtgtgtgtctcaggtgtGTATGGGTATTTCTGTCTCACCTGTCTGGGCTGTTCCATCGCCAGAGATATGGGGGAGTGCTGTCTCTGTGGAATGGGAATGACCATCCGCAGTGTGTACAGAACCAAATACAACATCAAGGTCAGTCACAAGGTCACGCAGAACCCAGCTCCACCCTGAGCAGGGTAAaacaaatccgaactttctttaaaaacaaacaaacaaacaaaccactctTTTCTGAAAGGCAAACACTCTTCCACAGGTTCTCCACAGAACCCAAAGGACAAACAGAGGAACAGGTCTCATCTGTTcaaattcttattattattactattagtagtagtattatttagaattaataataattaattcgtTCTAATTAGTAACTGCTAGTTCCTAATAATTCATTAGGAACTAGCAGTTCCTGTCTGTATGACAAACTTAAGgtgtttttttaataataattattataattaatcattattattataaaataattttaaagctTTATGGTAGTACTTC
Coding sequences within:
- the LOC132873469 gene encoding placenta-specific gene 8 protein-like is translated as MAVTTQPGHFVPSDFQTGLFECCDDCCTCVYGYFCLTCLGCSIARDMGECCLCGMGMTIRSVYRTKYNIKGSLCQDFLVSTFCLPCATCQLKRDIDRRKEQGIF